In the genome of Arachis stenosperma cultivar V10309 chromosome 2, arast.V10309.gnm1.PFL2, whole genome shotgun sequence, the window CTTCTACGCCATTCCTCCAAAGCTGATAATTGCAAATATAAAAAGGAAATCAAACCATTGGAAAGTGTAAATCTTTATTCAAACTGATAGAAACAAGTTGTTTGTTCCCTTTAAGCTAGTTTAGCAGGTTTAGGAGCAGTAGGCTAGGCCTATCTGCTGCCCATAAATACTAGGGATTAGTTATTTTTAGTCAGTCAGAGACAAATCTGTTCAGTTTGTTCGTTTAGGAGAGGGAAATTCTCTCCAGAGTTGGTTAGTTCCAACCGTATACTTCAATAAGGGGACTGTGATTCACAAACCCTAGTTCATCAATAAAATCCCTAATTCTGTTAGATTTCAGTTCCTATCAACAGGTATCAGAAGCCCATGGACCCTGGTACTTGTGGTGTTCCGCAGCTCAAAAATGGATAAATAGGTATTTTGTAGAAGAAATGCCAGCAGACCAATGTGCATAGTGTGAAAAAACAATTTAAGCTTTGTTTATATTAGCACTAGTGAATGTACCAGGCTTCGCACAGGAAGGCAGAACCAACAATACTTCATTAAATGAACGGCTTACCAGTTGAAATAGAGAAGCGAGTACTTTAATCAAGAAATTACTGCATCCATGAAACATATAATGTAAGTTATGGCCATATCTGACCACTAATAATGAAGTTCGTCGATAAAGTTGGTGTTACATTAAGACTTATAAATAGATATCAAAGTTGGCGTTACTTTGTTCATATTAGCattacacaaaaaaataaaaagacaaaAGAAGAAAGTTGAAAGAAAAAGGAGGTTCAATAAAGTATATATCCTTAGCACCACGAAAGAAGAGGCTGATTTCAGGGTTACCCTCCTATTTGGATAATACAAGTTTGTTGGTTCAGTCGGCAATCAGCTAGAGTTAAGACATATAAAATGAAATCAGCATTTTGGAATGATAACAAAGGCACCATTGGCTGTCTTTGTAACAGAGCCAGCACAGCAAGCACACTGAAGCTCAGGCTGCATTTGGAGACTGTAAAACTTGAGAAGgagaaacaaaaatatttttgttccAAGATGTGTCTTTGTATTCTCTGATCACTAAAAACATGGGAGCAATAGGGACAGATTTTTTTCGTCTCTATTGTCTCAATATCTCCATGTTTTGTATCCTAAGACTGTTACCAAAAGGGACTTTAGAGCCTCAGTGGTTTGGAGTAATATGCAAATGAGAAAAAACTGTTGGGATTTATAGAGtaaaagattcaaaatatttCTGGCGGAAGATGCATGTCTAGCCAAGTCCatgttgaaagaaaaagaatacaCTAAATTGTAGAAACTGAGTAACTGATCATTTGTTTAACAGTAAATATGTATAAGCCTACAAGGAATTTATTATTCCTAACCGTATAAGCTTTACTGAATCAATAAAAGACCCTCATGCATATGTCAGTTCAactcaatttatatttttctgaCAACAGAGAagtgatgagcatcacatattCGGAGTTCGATCTTTGAACATGTGCACATATAATAAAGTAGAAATCAAAGTAGATTTACAAGGAGAAAAGAGAGATACCTTTCAGGCTGGCAGCGTCATTTAAGGAACGGATATCTTTTAACCTTTTAGACAGATCAACTGCAGCAGTCTGCTTCAAGTCTTTCTTCTGTGCTGTTTCTGATTCAGTGTATACATCCTGCTCAATCTCTCTCACCTATGAAGGAAGACATTCACAGTCACAGAGAAATCATTCGTGTAAAAATTCAGCATAACCGAACCTCCGGTATTTGAATAAAACATTTCTGACCCGTTATCAGCCCCTCAAAGGAAGTCAAATGACACTTTTGCAGCATTTAGTAACAAATATTGGCCCACTCAAAAGTTTAATAAATCTTATTTGCTAATTTTTTAAGGTAAATTTTAAGTTATAACTAAAACATGAAAGCATTAGTACTGCCAATTTTCAATGGTAAAATCCAAACTGCAAAATGCAAAAATGAAAATGCTTAAGAGGATGGGGATTCTTGTGTGTGAACTTGTAGCCATGTTGAAAAAGTTAATTATAACACTTATCTTGAAATACCCCATGGCCACACGTAATTATGGATAAAGTGTGACTTTTCAATCTAGATTCGGATAAAAAGGGGCAAATTGGAAATCTGAGTATCTGATTAACATCAATGAGGATTTCACATGACAAGCTGCAGAACTACAACTCCACAATTTCTCTTCCAGTGACCAGACTTTGTCCAGGAGAAAAATACAGGTTTAGTTTTTCATGAGGCAGTAGAATGACAATATAGCGTCATGCTATGGGACAGTATTACATTCCTCCGTTCAAATTCACATGCTCTCAGCAATGAAGCAAAACCCTGAAAAATATGGCTGAAGAAATACAGATATGGCAAGTTGCTTAATAAAGTCCAGTACCCTGAGAAACAACTATATGGAAAGTGCTTCTTGAATGACTTGAAAAATGACCCCTAAAAGGTTGACAATGTTCTCGCTAAAGAATGAATATTTAACAACAAATGAAGTATAATGTTTGTTCTAGAAATCAAATCTGTTAGGAgaataattattttcaaataaaattcctACTTTGGCCATCCTGGGAACAAGTTATGCTCAGAAAATACTATTTAGCAAGAAACACGATAAATAAACAAAACCAATTTGAAACTCACTCTCTTTATCAACTCCAATGGTAACATAGCAAGACGAATCTCCTCAGATTCCTTAATATAACTCAATTGAGCTGCAATTTATAAGTGAAAATTATATGAGCATTTCATAATTAGAGTCAATGTACAATATAAGATGCCAAAATTTTCCATGCTTGAGAAATAGTAAAACTCCCTTGGTATTTCTGCCAATTTTTATTCCAGTTCGAGTATCCTTCTGCCAATTATTACACAGGGCTCATACAACTTCATTGCAAGAATGTGGAATGTGGACTCTACATCCACAATTAAAGGGATTGTTTGAGGGAGCATTTCCACCATTCATATCAAATAGCTAAAGATTTCGAGACATTTTGATTCATGACAACAACTATGTTTAATAACAAGTTTCCTAAGTATAAGTATAAAACAGGACAACcataaaattaaattgcagtatGCTCACaccagaaaaaaataaataaataaaattacagCATGCACCACatcttataattttaaatgGATTGATAAGACAATTCTACACAGGCTAACCAAGTTTATTGGCTGTACCATTTTTAATGCCTAACTATAGTAATTTCCCGACTTTATTCTTGATAAGTGTATCCAATGGATGTAGAAGAtgcaaataaatttaaaattttttggccATCGCAAGGCAGTCAACAATATGTGGAATAAACTTAATACGTAACACTGATTCATAAGACTTGGATTAGCTGAAAAAGATTCATTTCCGGAATGTGAGAAGAAAATAAAGCAAAGGTTAGGAGAGAGGTCTGGCTTGCATATAGAATGAAGTGGTAAATTGTATTTCCAACCACCATAATAAGAGTCTAATTACAAATTTTGTAAGTCACACCTTTTGTACAACGCTATTGTCCAGGATGACCTACAATGCAACCCTCATAGCTGATAAGAGGAAAATGGAGCAACCCTCTTTGAACAACGTATCATACACGGTACTGAAAACTGCATATTAAAACTCTCTATTTTTTCTCTGTAAGATCTTGTTCTTATTTTGAATGTTCAAATATTATCAATTGAGATGAATTATTGATTGAAACTCACATCATATCGCGGGCAGCAACCAAATAATTGAACGACAACACTTTTCCAATAAAGTTCGTATTCCAAATTTGCCATTGGACCATTCGTCAATCAACCGAGTTATAAATACCAAATATAAAATTCTCAAATCATTTAAGAATTAAGATAAAAGTAGAGAGCCCGAAATCGGAAAAAGAAAActcaaattaaaaaagaaaaagaaaaaaaatccgtaactatttaaaagaaaatgtcAAATTCATAAGAATATGGAAATTATGCAATATCCATTTGGTCAAGAAATTAAATCTATGGAACATTCGACAAAATTAGGCAATAACTACGATCCAATCGAATTCAAAACGCTACAATATTCCACAAGACAACCGAATTTAAGAAAGAGAAACTAGCCTGGGTTGGAATTAGGTGAGGAGAGTTTGTTGCGGGTGTAGGAAGAAGTGAGGAATCCATGGAGCAAGAAGAGTGCAGTGATTACGTTAATGAAGCACACCACTATGGTTGCGTTCCTGAAGGAGAACCTGAGCCTCCACCATTGCTGCCCCTCCATTTTTGCTTTGCTTTTGGGATTACGGCAAGTGCTCCAAGATTTTCCTTTTACCCCTAAATTCACGGCATCACGCCGAGTGATGTGTAGGACCCGAGTCTAACTGAGACCTATCGCCACTACCTGTGGGAAAGAAACTAGCTAGCTACCAGCCCGGTCACTCTTTCTAATTAGGGTTTCAATTCTCAATTTCTCGTTCAGAACAACTGTGTTTGTAAAGCCGGTAAAGGTGAGAATTAGAATTCTCTAGACAGTTTAattcttttctttaatttggaacaacaaggaaaaaaaaattaaattattaattctttattttttctttttacttgaaagttctaattttcatatttaattgattaaaagagatttttaaagccaataatttttaatattttgttattatttaattagtataaatattaaattatttttaataaataaaatttattaatttatatatgtaaatttttaaaaaagtgaATACAAACTGTATTAATTTATATGtgcaaatttttataaatataaatacaaactatatattttttatatataaaattttataaatatgagTGTAAATTATTGTTAGTCAAATACTGATCCAAAATAACAATATTTACtagttatataatattattgaacAAATTTCAATACAATTGAGAATTTAGGTGATTTGACTTGCAAATCAATTCTCATCAAATTTGCtttgaattttaaaatgttCAAACATTCTTATTAAAATATAGCACTATTCCTACACATGATAATAcataaatagataaaatatattttttgtctttaaattttgttaaaaaattaaagatatttctaaatttgaatttattttaatttttttctaaaaatttataatttgtatcaaatttatccataatagctaattttttaaaaattttgtgagcaattcaacaataattttatACAAGCAAAATCAAACATAGTTATTATACATTATTATTAGAttgataataaattttttgaaaatttaggtGTCAATGGCatatttgatacaaataaaacaacttttgaaataaaattaaaataaaataaagttttgagatattttaaaatttttaacaaattttaaggataaaaaatatactttactctatatcaaaatatataaaatgttgttttttaaatttttaaacaaaaatataaataagaattattgttataaaaattttaccaaGTCAATTAATTCTAAAGTTTAACtacttttaatattaaaaataatgagtAATTATTTCTTATCTTCAAAGTAGAACAATTATTTATGGATAGTAACATATAGTTTAtgactaaattaaaatatttaatttattttaaagacATCTCAGTAAATAATATTGGTAGTTGAATTTATAGATATTTTCTCATGATTAACGAGTAAAAGCTCTTTTTTGTTATGTTAAAACTGATTTGAGTAAGTATAATTTAATATGAAATAATGCTTGCCCttaaaacttattttttatcatgGCAAA includes:
- the LOC130961138 gene encoding uncharacterized protein LOC130961138 isoform X1 — translated: MEGQQWWRLRFSFRNATIVVCFINVITALFLLHGFLTSSYTRNKLSSPNSNPAQLSYIKESEEIRLAMLPLELIKRVREIEQDVYTESETAQKKDLKQTAAVDLSKRLKDIRSLNDAASLKALEEWRRRKMERARQRQMEKNGTTSSQA
- the LOC130961138 gene encoding uncharacterized protein LOC130961138 isoform X2 translates to MEGQQWWRLRFSFRNATIVVCFINVITALFLLHGFLTSSYTRNKLSSPNSNPAQLSYIKESEEIRLAMLPLELIKRVREIEQDVYTESETAQKKDLKQTAAVDLSKRLKDIRSLNDAASLKVIS